One part of the Eubalaena glacialis isolate mEubGla1 chromosome 19, mEubGla1.1.hap2.+ XY, whole genome shotgun sequence genome encodes these proteins:
- the KCNJ12 gene encoding ATP-sensitive inward rectifier potassium channel 12, with amino-acid sequence MTASGRANPYSIVSSEEDGLHLVTMSGANGFGNGKVHTRRRCRNRFVKKNGQCNIEFANMDEKSQRYLADMFTTCVDIRWRYMLLIFSLAFLASWLLFGIIFWVIAVAHGDLEPAEGRGRTPCVLQVHGFMAAFLFSIETQTTIGYGLRCVTEECPVAVFMVVAQSIVGCIIDSFMIGAIMAKMARPKKRAQTLLFSHNAVVALRDGKLCLMWRVGNLRKSHIVEAHVRAQLIKPRVTEEGEYIPLDQIDIDVGFDKGLDRIFLVSPITILHEIDETSPLFGISRQDLETDDFEIVVILEGMVEATAMTTQARSSYLANEILWGHRFEPVLFEEKNQYKIDYSHFHKTYEVPSTPRCSAKDLVENKFLLPSANSFCYENELAFLSRDEEDEADGEQDGHGPQARRDFDRPQAGTALDQRPYRRESEI; translated from the coding sequence atgACCGCATCTGGCCGTGCCAACCCCTACAGCATCGTGTCGTCCGAGGAGGACGGGCTGCACCTGGTCACCATGTCGGGCGCCAATGGCTTCGGCAATGGCAAGGTGCACACTCGGCGCAGATGCCGGAACCGCTTCGTCAAGAAGAACGGCCAGTGCAACATCGAGTTCGCCAACATGGACGAGAAGTCGCAGCGCTACCTGGCCGACATGTTCACCACCTGCGTGGACATCCGCTGGCGGTACATGCTGCTCATCTTCTCGCTGGCCTTCCTTGCCTCCTGGCTGCTGTTCGGCATCATCTTCTGGGTCATCGCCGTGGCCCACGGGGACCTGGAGCCGGCCGAGGGCCGCGGCCGCACGCCCTGCGTGCTGCAGGTGCACGGCTTCATGGCGGCCTTCCTCTTCTCCATTGAGACGCAGACCACCATTGGCTACGGGCTGCGCTGCGTGACCGAGGAGTGCCCGGTGGCCGTGTTCATGGTGGTGGCACAGTCCATCGTGGGCTGCATCATCGACTCCTTCATGATCGGCGCCATCATGGCCAAGATGGCACGGCCCAAGAAGCGCGCCCAGACGCTGCTGTTCAGCCACAACGCGGTAGTGGCGCTGCGCGACGGCAAGCTCTGCCTCATGTGGCGCGTGGGCAACCTGCGCAAGAGCCACATCGTGGAGGCCCACGTGCGGGCCCAGCTCATCAAGCCCCGGGTCACGGAGGAGGGCGAGTACATCCCGCTGGACCAGATCGACATCGACGTCGGCTTCGACAAGGGCCTGGACCGCATCTTCCTCGTGTCGCCCATCACCATCCTGCACGAGATCGACGAGACCAGCCCGCTGTTTGGCATCAGCCGGCAGGACCTGGAGACGGACGACTTTGAGATTGTGGTCATCCTGGAGGGCATGGTGGAGGCTACGGCCATGACCACACAGGCCCGCAGCTCCTACCTGGCCAACGAGATCCTGTGGGGCCACCGCTTCGAGCCTGTCCTCTTCGAGGAGAAGAACCAGTACAAGATCGACTACTCGCACTTCCACAAGACATATGAGGTGCCGTCCACGCCCCGCTGCAGCGCCAAGGACCTGGTGGAGAACAAGTTCCTGCTGCCCAGCGCCAACTCCTTCTGCTACGAGAACGAGCTGGCCTTCCTGAGCCGCGACGAGGAGGACGAGGCGGATGGAGAGCAGGACGGCCACGGCCCCCAGGCCAGGCGCGACTTTGACAGACCCCAGGCCGGCACCGCCCTCGATCAGCGGCCCTACAGACGGGAGTCCGAGATCTGA